The nucleotide sequence TTAATTAATGGATGATATTTTGATCATATCATACGCAATCATCCACAGCCCTATTCCTTCTATTACCtcattcattcatatatatcTTCATATCATGTAAGTAAAACATTAATTAATGGATGATATTTCATCAATTCTTGCTTGTAAAGGTTGctaaaaaaatttcaccaaCAAAGCAAATGGTGGTAAATAACATACAAActttaacattaaaaaaaaaagaatttaacaAATATGATGACAGATAATAACAACCATTAAACTAAGTAACAAccgaaagggagagaaagaaaaagactgAAATTTTGTTCCCTTTCTCCTTATTTTTCAACTTATTAAAATATGCCTAAACCTTTTTCTATTAGGCTCAACACCAAAGTTATATATAAATAGGAACAAGTAACGTATATTTACCAAGGCTCAAGAGACTCAAAATTCCAAAGACCAaaagacccaaaaaaaaacctgacattccccccccccccccaactcTCTCACTCAAGGAAGGCCCCATTGAAAGAGTTGTTCAGAGCAAGGAAAAATGAGAAATATGATGATGTCATCAGCAGCattgtttttcttcttgttattgttgttggtAGCAGAAGAAGCTTCATGTTCCTACAGGCCTCAAATGCTATCAGCATTCCAAGCACAAGCAACAAAGCTCCAACAAAAACCATCCACTTTCTCATTTTCTGCAGCTTCAAATGTCACAGTGGTAAAAAATTACAATGTTCATgcagttttgttttattttaatttcattgtATCTGAATTAAGTTCAGGttgattaattaactaattaatgtgGGTTATGTATGATTAGAATGGGAGGGTGTTTTACCCAATCGGGTATGGGGCAGACCCGACTGGTGAGGAGGACAGCACAGCTGCCCTACTCAAAGCAGTGGAGGAAGCTTTTCAGTTGAAATCTGAGCTTGAATTGCTGCCTGGAATCACTGACTTGGGAGGAGTTACCATTGATCTGCAAGGTGGAAATTACAAAATTAGCCAGCCTTTGATTTTTCCGTCAGGTGGTGGCAATGTTGTGGTCAGTAATTTCGCTCCCTTTATCTCTCTCATATTGTCTGTGTCATCACGTCGTACAAGTTCAAGAATCTCAACTGCATATCTGTGTCATCGGGTACAAACAAAACatacaaacaaaacaagttcaagaatattttgtttttttgttctttcttttcgtAAAAATTAGACCgtgaaaaagtaaaatgaaaaattaccaatgagaaataaaatattgaaaactCATCGTGGCCGGTAAATAAAGCTACTTAcagaaaaagaataaaacttTGGCAAATGGGTGACTCCCACGTTGCCATGTTGTAGTTTGTGCACCAGCTTTCGTGCATGGATGCACACTCACACATAGAGCTTTATTAGGTTAAGTAGTAATAGTCCAGTTAAAGTTTTTTCTCAACTGAAATCGACTCTCCAACCTCTCCGTCCTGAAAATTAAAAGCTTGGAGTAATGCACCCACCAAATGCAAACCCCAACagattcaattttatattaattcaaCTTCAATTTTCGATGATACATTAGTGCAGACGTTGTAGTTGTCACTTGTCAGGAAGAAGCTTCGCTTGATTAAAAATGAACTCTGGTTTAGACTTTGCCCATGATCCTTGTTTTAGATGTTGGgagggttttttttgtttttttttatttttttatttttttattttatattttccgATATCTTTTGTCGTTTGATGTTGATTAGGTTCTAACTTAAGGATTTAACGGCCACATATTTCAAtgtacaaatattaaaaaatttattcatAAAGTATAACGCACATATGTGACGCAAGAGTTTAATAGAAATTAATTTACCATTACAATTCAATCTTATTATTCAACTTGTTACATctaaaagtgaaataaaagtaAGTTTTCCTCTCTGTTAAACAATTTAAACTCTCTTTTTATATATGAAAGTTTGACAAAGGCTCTTCGTCAGTCTTTGGTTAACAAAGAAGATTCTCCTAAATACAGCAAATAGATTTTGCTTTTATAATATATTATCAATAGGGCTGTATGCGTTCATGTGCACCCAATATTTACTCGAACGATCTGGCTACTTTTCTTAGATATTCATGTTTTTTCGGGGACATGAAAATATTTTATATGGTCTCAAACTATAGGTACGAGGAGGAACCCTTCGTGCCTCATCCACATTTCCAGGGGACCGCCATCTCATTGAACTATGGTcacaaaattcccaaaaacagaaacaaaaatcCTCCATCGCCAATAATTATTTCACAAATGAAGCCCAAAACAATGAAGCAATCTACTACGAGGACATCACATTCCGAGACGTTCTCTTCGATTCGGGCTTCCGAGGAGGAGGCATTTTCATTGTCGATTCAGCCCGAATCCGAATAACCAACTGCTTCTTCCTCCACTTCACAACAGAAGGCATTTTGGTTCAAAAGGGCCATGAGACCTACATATCAAACACCTTCCTAGGGCAACACTCAACGGTTGGTGGTGACAGCGGCGAGCGGCAATTTACGGGGACTGCCATTGACCTAGCCAGCAATGACAATGCCATAACTGACGTGGTAATATTCTCAGCTGCTATTGGTGTTGTTCTGAGGGGCCAGGCTAACATGGTCACTGGTGTACATTGTTACAATAAGGCCACAGGGTTTGGAGGCATAGGCATTTTGGTAAAATTAGCAGGAAATTCACAAACCAGATTGGATAATTGCTACCTGGATTATAATGCTATAGTTATGGAAGATCCGGTGCAAGTACATGTCACAAATGGATTCTTCTTAGGTGGTGCAAATATAGTGTTGAAATCTGTCAATGGAAAAATATTTGGATTAAATATTGTAAACAATATGTTTACAGGGGGAGGCTCACAAGTGCCGATGGTCCAGTTAGAGGGGCAATTCGGGGATATTGATCAGGTGGTGATTGATCAGAACAATGTGAATGGGATGACCTTGAAATCAACGGTGGGAAGGTTGAATGTGGAGGGCAATGGGACGAAATGGACGGCTGATTTTTCATCTGTGTTGGTCTTTCCCAACAGGATTAGTGGTTTTCAGTACTCGTTTTATACAAAAGGGGACACCAAGTTTACAGCACATGCTGTGACAAATATCTTGAACAATGCGGTGGTTGTGGAGAGTGAAAAGGTTGTAAATGCTGTGGTTTCTCTGGTTGTTCACCAGTAGATTAATATATCTAATCAGATCAGAAGTTCGATGCATAAGTTTAATCATTTACTGCTTGTAATAATACTTTTCATTGATTAAtatatgaaagaaaaatgagatttaTAGTGGGACAATCCTTTTTTCCCCTTTATGAAATAAACTAATCTTAACTCATTACATGACGGACAAACGAAATAGAAATTTTCTCAACGTCATTGGAGTATCAAAATCAACCCGCGAGGGGTAtcttaattttacgaaaggagATCAACTATGAGTGAATAAaactaggggtggttcggtatgggatcccataccgaaacccttgtcccgattcccaaaccaaaatttttgggaatcccaatttcaataccgatcccaaaccaaattttcgggaatcccaattttcgggaatcccgaaatagtttcgggatttcgggacaaatcgggaatcccgaaatgctattgggcttttgggcttttggacaaaAAGCCAATATTGGGCCATGCCCAGAATCTGTCCGCCCAGCCCAGTAATGAATATGTCCAATTGTGTAGTCAATTCAACAGCCCATAGCCCATATGGGCTTAACCTGATTCAACAAAAAACAATTTTGGGCAGCTGCTGCTGTAGGATTAAATGAGCAGCTGAGTGGATGTAGCAATAGTGAAGTAGAACATGTCAAATCTGTGTACAAATCTATCCAACACCCTGCATCAGAAAGTAAGTGATTAATATCCAACAGCTGTAAAACATACATCTAAGTAAATGATAAccccaaacaaaataaaatcaaccaaaatccaaacatatacataaaatcaaccaaaatccaaacatatacatatacagtGAGTTTCCCATCAATTAGACGGAATAATCAGTGAGTTTCCCATCAATTTCTTATTTTCACAGTGCACAATAAAATCAACCAAAATCCAAACATAtacataaaatacaaaaaatccaaaaatgataaccccaaacaaaacaaaaaatacaaatcTAAGTAAATGCATGATCGGAGAACCAGAGCTGGAGGACCAAACAGCCAAAATAAATCTCAGAAAATAAGAATTCGAACAAGCCACGGAGCTGGAATAAAATTACCCAGAAAATAAGAATTCgtacaaaacaaaaatttcaaaaacctAGAAATGTTGCTAACCAGAGTTAGCTCAGAGATATGGAGATAGAGAGAGCGCTTACTGGTGAATGTATTTTTCggcttctagagagagagagagagagcgggaGCGAAAGTGAGTGAAATATTTGGAGGCAGAGCgcggacagagagagagagagagcgcgcgGTGGCTGTGTGGTGGTAGGCCGGTGGTGGTAGACAGTCAGATCACTTCTAGATGAGAGATGAGGGCCGGTGGTGGTAGACAGTCAGACTCAGATCACTTCGATGGATGGAGGAAACAAatgaaaggaaagaaagagTACCATTTGGATCTGACCTAAAAACAAATCAACGGCACAGATTAAATCCAAAATAATCAACGGTTGAAATAattcttataattaaaaaataatatatatatatatatattttttttcggttcggtatgggaataccgaaaaaTGGAGATGCAATACCGAATCCCATAcagaaaatttcggtttggttcgggatTACATCCCGAAAACTTcgggaattttggtttgggatttttttggtttgggatcgggatttttttggtttggtttgggatttttgggatttttttccagccctaaatAAAACACTCACAGCAATCAGTACTctcaaatttttgaaatttcgtAGTGTTTATAACTTAAGTTTATGGTGTTGTATAGCTCATAATtcaaagggtttttatcacaaatggtctttgaaattgagtctcaccatcaagatgatctttgaaattaaaaatcaatcaatgtagtccttgaaaatatgtgtcgcaaatcaatgtagtcatcctgtcacaattctgttaaaaaatCCATTAAGTTctaatgtggcacataaatgggcccCACAAGATAtacgggtttttatcacaaatggtccctgaaattgacacaccccatcaatatggttcctgaaattgaaaattaatcaaagtagtccttgaaaataggtgtcgcaaatcaatatgataTTTCCGCCACAATTCTGTGAAAGAATTTGTTATGTGCTAATATTAGGGGTGGGCATGGGCCAGGCCGggcccaaaattgaaggaacaaGACCGGACCGGACCTGTTTGTAAATAAAACGGGGCAAGGTGGGGcgggttttggatttttcaaaatGGTATTCGGACCTAACCCGGCCCTTTTGAAACAGGCCTGTTCCTACGGGTCCCCACGGGTTCAAATGTGGGTGCCTTAGCTTCCCTAGCAAGTCTACGTCTCCTCCATCCTCAAGTACCTCCTCAAGTCCTTCAGCTGCTTCACCGTCACGATAAACCCGAACTCCATCACCGCCTTGTATGCACTTCCCATTGTGGATCCATACATATAAAATCATGGCACCATTTATccaaaatcaacaaaatcaatCACTTTTGTCTCTAGTTCCTTTTCAAGATCAACAAAAGGGATCTGGGTTTATACCCTTCGATTGCAAGATCCCTACACAGATAACAACATGCAAGAGACATTGTCCTTCAATTTTTCCTTAAtctaaacattagaaacaaaattgAAGAAGGATGAGACTAAAGTCTAAACTCCacaacaaattcaaaaaaagTCTAAACTCCacaacaaattcaaaaaaaaaaaaaaaaaaaaaaaaagaagaaacaaaaacccATCTCAGATTTCCCACCATACGGTACCTGCAGATTAATGAAAACCCAGATAGGCTAGACGCCCAATCTTGCGGAAAATTAAGATCTGAGAGGAGATACTGGAAGACTAAGAACAGAGGGCATGTTGGTCGATTTTGATTCGCATGGCGCTGACGATGGTGGTGTTTGACCATCTCAAGGTGCTGATGATGGGGGTCTTCGTTAAGGAGGAGAATCAAGAGATGGGTGGTGCGACAGCAGCGGCGGTTCTAAGTTTAATGTCGTCGAGGTCGAGGAGGAGAAGACGAGTGACACATAGTCTGTGGGTGGGAGAAGACGAGAAAGAGTCTTAGGGGGGTGTTGGATGAGTGATTCAGGGGATTGGTGGTTTATTCAGGGCGGCGGTGGTGACGAGGTTTCAAGGGACTGCTTCTGTATAACATGTGGAGCTTCTTGCCATCTGGGTTGGGTTGTAGTTGGAGAAATCCATTGGGGTCACGCATATAGTGGTGGAGTGGGACTATGGAAGCGGTGGCAGGTTGCAAGGATAATATTGAGATCTTTTGAGTCTTGAGTTTGTAGCTAAGGAGACTGGGGGATTGGATCCTAGATGATGGACTAAGAAACGGGCTGGGCCGGTCCAGGGGCCCGTTCTTCTCAATATTTGGACTCGGGCCCGAACCTTAATTGTCATCGCCCCGCCCCGTTTACTCTCCAAAAAAATTGGAACTGCCCTGTACCCACCCCGAACCTAGATTACCCGCCCCAACCTGCGGTTCCactacccgtttgcccacccctagctGATAtgagtttaataattaattaaaaaaaggttATCTAAATACACTTTTGCacaatggatttttttttattttttatagtaAGGCCTACTCCGAAGAGATATCccttccataaattctcaaaggcacAAGGCTTAACCAAGGCCTAAGAGGGGATatggaaatagttttcaaccaataATAGACGCCCCTTGGTTATAACCTTATTATCTCAAGGCAAACCTCGTCGTTCTTTGCATCACCAGACCACCAGGGAAGTGCCTaacaagctctccaagattTAGGTTATGAAGATGTTGATCGCCTAAATATT is from Malus sylvestris chromosome 5, drMalSylv7.2, whole genome shotgun sequence and encodes:
- the LOC126623726 gene encoding polygalacturonase QRT3 isoform X2, whose protein sequence is MRNMMMSSAALFFFLLLLLVAEEASCSYRPQMLSAFQAQATKLQQKPSTFSFSAASNVTNGRVFYPIGYGADPTGEEDSTAALLKAVEEAFQLKSELELLPGITDLGGVTIDLQGGNYKISQPLIFPSGGGNVVVRGGTLRASSTFPGDRHLIELWSQNSQKQKQKSSIANNYFTNEAQNNEAIYYEDITFRDVLFDSGFRGGGIFIVDSARIRITNCFFLHFTTEGILVQKGHETYISNTFLGQHSTVGGDSGERQFTGTAIDLASNDNAITDVVIFSAAIGVVLRGQANMVTGVHCYNKATGFGGIGILVKLAGNSQTRLDNCYLDYNAIVMEDPVQVHVTNGFFLGGANIVLKSVNGKIFGLNIVNNMFTGGGSQVPMVQLEGQFGDIDQVVIDQNNVNGMTLKSTVGRLNVEGNGTKWTADFSSVLVFPNRISGFQYSFYTKGDTKFTAHAVTNILNNAVVVESEKVVNAVVSLVVHQ
- the LOC126623726 gene encoding polygalacturonase QRT3 isoform X1, whose amino-acid sequence is MRNMMMSSAALFFFLLLLLVAEEASCSYRPQMLSAFQAQATKLQQKPSTFSFSAASNVTVNGRVFYPIGYGADPTGEEDSTAALLKAVEEAFQLKSELELLPGITDLGGVTIDLQGGNYKISQPLIFPSGGGNVVVRGGTLRASSTFPGDRHLIELWSQNSQKQKQKSSIANNYFTNEAQNNEAIYYEDITFRDVLFDSGFRGGGIFIVDSARIRITNCFFLHFTTEGILVQKGHETYISNTFLGQHSTVGGDSGERQFTGTAIDLASNDNAITDVVIFSAAIGVVLRGQANMVTGVHCYNKATGFGGIGILVKLAGNSQTRLDNCYLDYNAIVMEDPVQVHVTNGFFLGGANIVLKSVNGKIFGLNIVNNMFTGGGSQVPMVQLEGQFGDIDQVVIDQNNVNGMTLKSTVGRLNVEGNGTKWTADFSSVLVFPNRISGFQYSFYTKGDTKFTAHAVTNILNNAVVVESEKVVNAVVSLVVHQ